From a single Paenibacillus sp. FSL R5-0345 genomic region:
- the queE gene encoding 7-carboxy-7-deazaguanine synthase QueE encodes MSKIPVIEIFGPTIQGEGAVIGVKTMFVRTYGCDYRCGWCDSAFTWDGSAKDKVRMMASDEIMNELIAIAGDNFDCVTISGGNPALIGDGMGTFINLLHERGIQAAIETQGSKWQEWFNDVDVLTISPKPPSSGMTTNWEMLDNIMSKLENLGRTTHSLKVVVFDDKDFGYAKDIHHRYPNVQLYLQPGNDDVTEEGDISARLLGRLEWLFNKVILDPEMNRVRVLPQLHALIWHNKRGK; translated from the coding sequence GTGAGTAAGATTCCTGTAATTGAAATCTTCGGTCCGACCATTCAAGGTGAAGGTGCGGTAATTGGTGTGAAGACTATGTTTGTCCGCACCTATGGCTGCGATTATCGCTGTGGCTGGTGTGACTCCGCTTTTACTTGGGATGGTTCGGCTAAGGATAAGGTTCGAATGATGGCCTCGGATGAGATTATGAATGAACTTATAGCTATAGCTGGAGATAATTTCGACTGTGTTACGATTTCAGGCGGCAATCCTGCTTTAATTGGTGATGGGATGGGCACTTTTATTAACCTGCTACATGAGCGAGGGATACAAGCTGCAATAGAAACTCAGGGCAGTAAATGGCAGGAATGGTTCAATGACGTGGATGTGCTGACCATTAGTCCGAAGCCGCCAAGCTCAGGGATGACAACGAATTGGGAAATGCTAGATAACATCATGAGTAAGCTGGAGAATCTGGGCCGTACCACACACAGTCTTAAAGTCGTAGTGTTTGACGATAAGGACTTCGGTTATGCAAAAGACATTCACCATCGATATCCCAATGTGCAGCTCTATCTGCAGCCTGGGAATGATGATGTCACTGAAGAGGGTGACATTTCTGCTCGACTTTTGGGGAGGCTGGAATGGTTGTTTAATAAAGTAATCTTAGATCCTGAAATGAATAGAGTGCGTGTACTACCACAGCTGCATGCTTTAATCTGGCATAATAAGCGTGGCAAGTAA
- a CDS encoding zinc-dependent alcohol dehydrogenase produces MIALTYQGKKKVKVKEVADPKIEKKDDIIVRITSTAICGSDLHIFNGEIPGMHDDYVIGHEPMGIVEETGPDVTKVKKGDRIIIPFNVACGQCYFCQHEMESQCDNANDAKDTGGYLGYSDTYGGFAGGQAELLRVPYGNFGPFVVPEDAEMEDEKILFLSDIVPTAWWGVESGGVKPGDTVIVLGCGPVGLLTQKFAWIKGASRVIAVDHIGYRLQHAKLTNNVEIYNFEEIKDIEAHLKEITHGGADVVIDCVGLDAKISALEKVETTLKLQGGSLSAFRMASDIVRKFGTIQLVGVYGLTYNMFPLGHLFERNITLKMGQAPVIHYMPLLYKMIKENKFDPTDIITHRLPISKAEHGYDIFSEKKEDCIKVVLKP; encoded by the coding sequence ATGATAGCATTAACCTACCAAGGGAAGAAGAAAGTGAAAGTTAAAGAGGTTGCTGATCCGAAGATTGAGAAAAAGGATGACATTATCGTACGAATTACCTCTACAGCGATTTGTGGCTCAGATCTGCACATTTTTAACGGTGAAATTCCAGGTATGCATGATGATTATGTTATTGGCCATGAGCCCATGGGGATTGTTGAGGAGACCGGTCCAGACGTAACTAAAGTCAAGAAAGGCGACCGGATCATTATTCCCTTTAATGTAGCCTGTGGTCAGTGCTACTTCTGCCAGCATGAGATGGAGAGTCAATGCGACAATGCTAATGACGCCAAGGATACAGGCGGGTATCTGGGTTATTCCGATACTTATGGGGGCTTTGCAGGAGGGCAAGCCGAATTACTGCGGGTTCCTTATGGTAATTTCGGTCCTTTTGTTGTTCCTGAGGATGCAGAAATGGAAGATGAGAAAATTCTTTTCTTATCTGATATTGTGCCTACTGCTTGGTGGGGCGTAGAAAGCGGCGGAGTGAAGCCAGGGGATACAGTCATTGTTCTCGGCTGCGGGCCTGTTGGACTGCTTACTCAAAAGTTTGCCTGGATCAAAGGCGCCTCAAGAGTCATTGCGGTTGATCATATTGGCTACCGTCTGCAGCATGCGAAGCTGACAAATAATGTAGAAATTTACAACTTTGAAGAGATTAAGGATATTGAAGCTCATTTGAAGGAGATAACACATGGGGGCGCAGATGTAGTTATTGACTGTGTAGGTTTGGATGCCAAAATATCTGCTTTGGAGAAAGTGGAGACCACGTTGAAGCTACAAGGAGGCTCACTCAGCGCATTTAGAATGGCCTCGGATATCGTACGTAAATTCGGAACTATTCAGCTTGTGGGGGTTTATGGACTTACTTACAATATGTTCCCTTTGGGTCATCTATTTGAACGCAACATTACTTTGAAAATGGGACAGGCTCCAGTGATTCATTATATGCCTTTACTTTATAAGATGATTAAAGAGAATAAATTTGATCCTACAGATATCATTACGCATCGCTTGCCTATCAGTAAAGCGGAGCATGGCTATGACATTTTTAGTGAGAAAAAAGAGGATTGCATCAAGGTGGTTCTGAAACCTTAG
- a CDS encoding cysteine hydrolase family protein, whose product MGNLTALLIIDVQEAMFSYPDQKLYDEEGVMERIISLQHKARVAGTPIVYIQHTEDEEYTKGTPTWQISHRITPQEGEVIVEKPTWDAFHQTVLQDELQKLGITNLVICGMQSEFCLDTTIRRAYSMGYKSVLVSDAHSTFDSGVLSSREIVKHHNAVIGGRFAQLRAESEVQF is encoded by the coding sequence ATGGGAAATTTAACTGCACTGTTAATTATTGATGTTCAAGAAGCTATGTTCTCCTATCCTGATCAAAAGCTGTACGATGAAGAGGGTGTGATGGAGAGAATTATTTCCCTTCAGCATAAGGCTAGGGTGGCAGGTACTCCAATTGTTTATATTCAACATACGGAAGATGAGGAATACACAAAAGGTACGCCCACATGGCAGATCAGTCATCGTATCACACCGCAGGAAGGCGAAGTTATTGTGGAGAAGCCTACTTGGGATGCTTTTCACCAAACCGTGTTGCAAGATGAGCTACAGAAGCTCGGGATCACGAATCTGGTGATTTGTGGGATGCAAAGTGAATTCTGTCTAGATACAACGATAAGACGCGCATATAGCATGGGATATAAAAGTGTGCTGGTTTCAGATGCTCATAGCACCTTTGATAGCGGGGTTCTGAGTAGTAGAGAGATCGTTAAGCATCATAATGCGGTAATTGGAGGTAGATTCGCCCAGTTACGAGCTGAAAGCGAGGTTCAGTTCTAG
- a CDS encoding VanW family protein produces the protein MNTPQAAMKPIQRSRLRLFAGKRYFIWKRYLKWCTDRGKMAKQRTSDILSYEAMTHATPLLRSLRNVDMVLQYNKITNLRLAIAKLDGLMVRPGETFSYWRCIGKPSKRKGYLEGMVLHYGGFHSGVGGGLCQLSNLIYWMTLHTPLTVTERHRHSYDVFPDEQRTQPFGSGATCSYNYLDLQVKNNTNQTYQLKLWLDDSHFHGEWRCDEQSLYKYEVYESDHRISLEPWGGYIRSNKISRKIFTRTGDLVGDVAVTDNYALMMYSPLLHG, from the coding sequence ATGAATACCCCACAGGCTGCCATGAAACCTATTCAGCGTTCTCGACTTAGACTATTTGCCGGAAAGCGATATTTTATTTGGAAAAGATACTTGAAATGGTGTACTGATCGCGGCAAGATGGCGAAGCAGCGCACTAGTGATATTTTATCTTATGAGGCCATGACTCACGCTACACCGTTATTACGTAGTCTTCGGAATGTAGATATGGTGCTTCAATATAATAAAATAACAAATTTACGGCTGGCGATCGCGAAACTGGATGGACTCATGGTGCGGCCGGGGGAGACGTTTTCCTATTGGAGATGCATCGGCAAGCCCAGTAAGCGAAAAGGTTATCTGGAAGGTATGGTTCTGCATTATGGCGGTTTTCATTCTGGAGTTGGCGGGGGGCTATGCCAGTTGTCTAATCTGATCTACTGGATGACACTGCATACTCCTCTTACGGTTACGGAACGGCATCGGCACAGCTATGATGTATTTCCAGATGAACAGCGCACACAGCCATTTGGAAGCGGGGCTACCTGTTCTTATAATTATTTGGATCTTCAAGTGAAGAATAACACGAATCAAACGTATCAATTAAAGCTCTGGCTGGATGACAGTCATTTTCATGGGGAATGGAGATGCGATGAGCAGTCCCTTTATAAATATGAAGTGTACGAAAGTGATCATCGGATAAGCCTAGAACCATGGGGCGGATATATTCGTAGCAATAAGATCAGTCGAAAAATATTCACACGTACAGGCGACCTAGTTGGAGATGTAGCTGTAACGGATAATTATGCGCTTATGATGTATTCTCCGCTTCTTCATGGATAA
- a CDS encoding 6-pyruvoyl trahydropterin synthase family protein — MLNEVSVCKIFTFDAAHQLVGHKGKCSNLHGHTYKLEVVLKGKPMTAEGHSDEGFVIDFSDIKTTVQQSLVDRLDHAFLAMGNEPVLETLTNTGSKVALLSFRTTVENMSSYIAYKLKQAGLPLYAVKLWETPTSWAEVLAEDIPEDGPSYRLYGGCDCE; from the coding sequence ATGCTTAACGAGGTCTCAGTCTGCAAAATATTTACGTTCGACGCGGCGCATCAGTTAGTGGGTCACAAAGGGAAGTGCAGTAACCTGCACGGTCATACGTATAAGCTCGAAGTAGTGCTTAAGGGCAAACCTATGACCGCGGAAGGCCATTCGGACGAAGGGTTTGTAATTGATTTCAGCGATATCAAAACAACAGTGCAGCAAAGCCTTGTAGACCGTCTAGATCATGCTTTTCTCGCTATGGGAAATGAACCTGTGTTAGAGACGTTAACGAATACGGGTTCCAAAGTAGCTTTGCTGTCTTTCCGGACCACCGTTGAGAATATGTCTTCATATATAGCATACAAGCTTAAGCAAGCGGGGCTTCCCTTGTACGCTGTAAAGCTATGGGAGACACCAACCTCTTGGGCAGAAGTGCTGGCTGAAGATATTCCTGAGGATGGACCATCTTACCGCTTGTATGGAGGCTGTGATTGTGAGTAA
- a CDS encoding ABC transporter permease — MSYPLWKLFKHECKDILRNPATVILIVLPIFMAKIIITVVDKSGLDFMLLSTWILFAQVMVGIMITGPGLIEERESKTYDALLISPLSRGQIIIAKAGSVLVFSLFSQLIVYVLNQGLNIDLLSSLIYMLLGGMIFVQVGIIIGLKVSSSKNGSAISSAFMVLFFLVASVYLALPEWTYPIFAALPSIEITQNLNSILNGEGILPVESLLLLIWIAVLSVWIWKIEKE; from the coding sequence TTGAGTTATCCGTTATGGAAGCTGTTTAAGCATGAGTGTAAGGATATACTACGTAATCCAGCGACTGTAATTCTAATTGTGTTGCCTATATTTATGGCAAAAATAATCATCACTGTAGTGGACAAGAGCGGTCTAGATTTCATGCTTCTTTCAACTTGGATCTTGTTTGCTCAAGTAATGGTTGGAATCATGATTACCGGCCCAGGATTAATTGAGGAGCGAGAGAGTAAAACTTATGATGCACTGTTGATCTCACCGTTAAGCAGAGGTCAGATCATTATTGCTAAGGCGGGTTCTGTTCTTGTCTTTTCGTTATTTTCACAGCTGATAGTTTATGTACTTAATCAAGGGTTGAACATAGATTTATTGTCTTCGTTGATATATATGTTATTGGGTGGAATGATCTTTGTACAAGTTGGAATTATCATCGGATTAAAGGTAAGTTCCTCCAAAAATGGCTCGGCCATCAGCTCTGCATTTATGGTTCTTTTTTTCTTGGTGGCTTCTGTTTACTTAGCTCTTCCAGAATGGACTTATCCGATCTTTGCAGCTTTGCCGAGTATTGAAATCACCCAGAACTTGAACAGTATTCTTAATGGAGAAGGGATATTGCCTGTAGAAAGTCTGCTGTTGCTCATATGGATTGCAGTGCTTTCGGTTTGGATTTGGAAGATCGAGAAAGAGTAG
- the queC gene encoding 7-cyano-7-deazaguanine synthase QueC → MNKKALVVFSGGQDSTTCLIWALKHFEEVQVVTFNYNQRHAAEIEVATEIAAKFNVKQHILDLGLLNQLAPNALTRQDIDIVAGEGDDLPSTFVDGRNLLFLSFAAILAKQLGYSHIVTGVCQTDFSGYPDCRDVFVKSLNVTLNLSMDYEFAIHTPLMWLDKKETWKMADELGYFDYVREHTLTCYNGIIGRGCGTCPACLLRQRGLEQYEAERTEVRS, encoded by the coding sequence ATGAATAAAAAAGCACTAGTTGTATTCAGCGGCGGACAAGATAGCACCACTTGCCTGATTTGGGCATTGAAGCATTTTGAGGAAGTGCAGGTAGTTACCTTCAACTATAATCAGCGTCATGCGGCTGAAATCGAAGTTGCTACAGAAATAGCAGCTAAGTTTAATGTAAAACAGCATATTCTTGATTTGGGACTGCTGAATCAACTGGCACCAAATGCTTTAACACGGCAGGATATTGATATTGTGGCTGGCGAAGGCGATGACCTTCCAAGTACGTTTGTGGACGGACGAAATCTGTTGTTTTTATCTTTTGCCGCAATATTAGCTAAACAGTTAGGTTACTCCCATATTGTTACTGGAGTCTGCCAAACGGACTTTAGCGGATATCCGGACTGCCGTGATGTTTTTGTGAAATCATTGAATGTTACACTGAATTTATCTATGGACTATGAGTTTGCAATACACACTCCACTGATGTGGCTGGATAAAAAAGAAACGTGGAAGATGGCCGATGAACTGGGTTATTTTGATTATGTTCGCGAACACACTCTGACCTGTTATAACGGCATAATTGGCAGAGGTTGTGGAACTTGTCCAGCATGTCTATTACGTCAGCGGGGACTTGAACAATATGAGGCGGAAAGAACGGAGGTCCGTTCTTAA
- a CDS encoding ABC transporter ATP-binding protein, with amino-acid sequence MIQLTEVSKYYQDRCAVDRITFAVEKGEVFGFLGPNGAGKTTTMRMMTGLLQSTSGEISINGMNILRHKKEIHAQIGVVFELPNLYMRCSIRDNLELFADLYRVAASRVNEVMEILQLLDKEKAKVSSLSKGWKQRVLIARALLHKPQVLFLDEPTSGLDPNSASLIRNHIKKIQDEGTTIVLTTHDMHEAEELSDRVGIMHAGALVALDEPHRLKTMYGKPEIEVKYQQDGEVIMKSWPIAEASTKDHIYQLMSNHQMISMHSKEASLADVFAALTGSELS; translated from the coding sequence TTGATTCAGCTAACTGAGGTCTCCAAGTATTATCAGGACAGGTGTGCGGTTGATCGAATAACTTTTGCAGTGGAGAAGGGAGAAGTCTTTGGGTTTCTAGGTCCCAATGGTGCTGGTAAGACGACCACGATGCGAATGATGACGGGTCTTCTTCAGTCTACAAGCGGAGAAATTTCAATTAATGGCATGAATATTTTACGTCATAAAAAAGAAATTCATGCCCAAATTGGCGTTGTTTTCGAGCTTCCCAATCTGTATATGCGTTGTTCTATCCGAGATAATCTAGAGCTGTTTGCTGACCTGTATAGGGTAGCAGCCAGTCGGGTGAATGAAGTCATGGAAATTCTTCAACTGTTAGATAAGGAAAAAGCTAAGGTAAGTAGCTTGTCTAAAGGCTGGAAGCAGCGTGTCCTAATCGCCAGAGCATTATTACATAAGCCTCAAGTGTTGTTTTTAGATGAGCCTACGAGTGGATTAGATCCAAATTCAGCCTCACTCATTCGTAATCACATCAAGAAAATTCAAGATGAAGGTACAACTATTGTCTTAACAACGCATGATATGCACGAGGCAGAAGAATTAAGCGATAGAGTAGGGATCATGCACGCTGGTGCATTGGTGGCACTTGATGAACCCCATAGACTTAAGACCATGTATGGTAAACCAGAAATTGAAGTGAAATATCAGCAGGATGGAGAAGTGATTATGAAATCCTGGCCGATAGCAGAAGCGTCTACAAAAGATCATATTTATCAGCTAATGTCTAATCATCAAATGATAAGTATGCACAGTAAAGAGGCTTCGCTGGCAGATGTATTTGCTGCCTTGACGGGAAGTGAGTTAAGTTGA
- the queF gene encoding preQ(1) synthase, whose product MQEVTLLGNQGTQYKFGYDPDILEVFDNKHPGRDYFVKFNCPEFTSLCPVTGQPDFATLYISYIPEQKMVESKSLKLYLFSFRNHGDFHEDCVNIIMNDLISLMDPRYIEVWGKFTPRGGISIDPYCNYGRPGTKYEAMAEHRLINHDLYPEKVDNR is encoded by the coding sequence ATGCAAGAAGTCACTTTGCTTGGTAATCAGGGAACGCAGTACAAGTTTGGTTATGATCCAGACATTCTAGAAGTATTTGATAATAAGCATCCTGGGCGTGATTATTTTGTTAAATTCAACTGCCCTGAGTTTACTAGCTTATGTCCTGTTACAGGCCAGCCGGATTTTGCCACACTGTATATTTCGTATATTCCTGAACAGAAGATGGTGGAATCTAAATCATTAAAGCTGTATTTATTCAGCTTCCGTAACCATGGTGACTTTCATGAGGACTGTGTCAACATTATTATGAATGATCTGATCTCACTGATGGACCCACGTTACATTGAGGTATGGGGCAAATTCACTCCGCGTGGAGGCATTTCTATTGATCCTTATTGCAACTATGGAAGACCGGGTACGAAGTATGAGGCGATGGCGGAGCACCGCTTGATCAATCACGACCTCTATCCGGAAAAAGTGGACAACCGCTAA